One Pseudoalteromonas aliena SW19 genomic window carries:
- a CDS encoding VC2046/SO_2500 family protein, producing MQIDDLLITENQLSTRLNKSVHEQRRGEFSLLLAMLSHDALDFSQFHLPKTELEDAIITDDALRKQLGVGPKQLLAPDKFDMLIGQHNASLLISAGERSGMNDIKLNHCLNPEPLFIRDDVTHIPLNIIDNCELAVRRRIKNTETQLSNPAMDAAAFYDLLNNDALHEPLHLVTA from the coding sequence ATGCAAATCGATGATTTGTTGATCACTGAGAACCAATTAAGCACACGGCTTAACAAAAGTGTGCACGAACAGCGAAGAGGAGAGTTTTCTCTTTTGCTCGCAATGTTATCGCATGACGCACTTGATTTTAGCCAATTTCACTTACCAAAAACAGAACTCGAAGACGCAATTATTACTGATGATGCGCTTCGCAAACAATTGGGTGTTGGTCCTAAGCAACTTTTAGCGCCAGATAAATTTGATATGTTGATTGGTCAACATAACGCTTCACTACTGATCAGTGCTGGAGAACGCTCTGGAATGAACGATATTAAATTGAATCATTGTTTGAATCCAGAGCCCCTCTTTATAAGAGATGATGTAACGCATATTCCGTTGAATATCATTGATAATTGTGAGCTTGCTGTGCGTAGACGTATAAAAAACACAGAAACGCAACTTTCTAATCCAGCGATGGACGCCGCTGCTTTTTACGATCTCCTTAATAACGATGCTTTACATGAGCCTTTACACTTAGTTACTGCTTGA